A single genomic interval of Pseudomonadota bacterium harbors:
- the rsmH gene encoding 16S rRNA (cytosine(1402)-N(4))-methyltransferase RsmH, with protein sequence MAAGEGGLMEHVPVLLAESVALLLSGPLLLRGRALIVDATFGGGGHSRVLLQKSSSAVRVLAFDRDPAAVVRGAALRREYPDRFQLLPGNFADLGHLLDKSGCGLIDGLLLDIGLSSFQLEEAGRGFSFQSEGPLDMRMDPHGGVPAAEIVNQADCRSLTGIFRDFGEEPYAAAIARKIVAVRENRPLRTTRDLASLIEEMVPAYKKSRRHPATRVFQALRIYVNDELGALERVLESGLERLAPGGRMVVIAYHSLEDRLVKAFSQRVSRGCVCPPKIPVCVCGGKVRAVILTKSGVRPGEAEVERNPRSRSACLRALEVV encoded by the coding sequence ATGGCAGCTGGGGAAGGCGGATTGATGGAACATGTTCCGGTTCTGCTGGCTGAAAGCGTGGCGTTGTTGCTGTCGGGTCCGCTGCTTCTCCGTGGGCGGGCTTTGATCGTTGACGCCACTTTCGGCGGCGGTGGCCATAGCCGGGTTCTTCTGCAGAAAAGTTCTTCCGCAGTACGAGTGCTTGCTTTTGACCGTGATCCGGCGGCCGTGGTCAGAGGCGCCGCCCTGCGTCGGGAATATCCTGACCGCTTCCAGCTTCTTCCGGGAAATTTTGCTGATTTGGGACACCTGCTGGACAAATCAGGCTGTGGACTGATTGACGGCTTGTTGCTGGATATCGGGCTTTCCAGTTTTCAGCTGGAAGAGGCGGGCCGGGGATTCAGTTTTCAGTCTGAGGGTCCGCTGGATATGCGTATGGATCCGCATGGTGGCGTGCCGGCGGCTGAGATTGTCAATCAAGCAGACTGTCGGAGCCTGACCGGAATTTTTCGTGATTTCGGTGAAGAACCTTATGCCGCGGCAATTGCTCGAAAGATCGTTGCGGTCCGGGAAAACCGGCCTTTGCGGACAACCCGCGATCTGGCGTCTTTGATTGAAGAAATGGTGCCGGCCTATAAAAAATCCCGGCGTCACCCCGCGACCAGGGTGTTTCAGGCCTTGCGTATTTATGTCAATGACGAACTCGGAGCTTTAGAGCGGGTGTTGGAAAGTGGATTGGAAAGGCTGGCGCCCGGCGGCAGGATGGTGGTTATCGCCTATCATTCTCTTGAAGACCGGTTGGTGAAAGCCTTTTCGCAAAGGGTTTCTCGGGGCTGTGTCTGTCCTCCTAAAATTCCGGTTTGTGTCTGTGGCGGAAAGGTCCGAGCGGTTATCTTGACCAAAAGCGGGGTTCGTCCCGGAGAGGCTGAAGTCGAACGTAATCCCCGCAGTCGCAGTGCCTGTTTGCGGGCCCTAGAAGTTGTTTAG
- the mraZ gene encoding division/cell wall cluster transcriptional repressor MraZ has product MVNCGLFYLVGCIKRLGMAFRGRYEYSLDPKGRLNIPAKFREIIVHDYNSELVITTSIDGCLDCFPLAEWVKVEEKINALPTSLEIKRFRRLYISGAVECSLDKQGRILLPPSLRSWAGLDREVNNVVIAGQINRLELWSQERWNLETQAAVSSESTEKVTKLFKEIGLAI; this is encoded by the coding sequence GTGGTAAATTGTGGGTTATTTTATCTCGTGGGTTGCATAAAAAGGCTCGGAATGGCTTTTCGTGGTCGATATGAATATTCCCTTGATCCCAAAGGCAGGCTTAATATCCCCGCCAAATTCAGGGAAATTATCGTCCATGATTACAACTCTGAGTTGGTGATCACTACGTCGATTGATGGTTGTCTCGACTGCTTTCCGCTGGCGGAGTGGGTCAAGGTCGAAGAAAAAATCAATGCCCTGCCGACCAGCCTTGAAATTAAACGTTTTCGGCGTTTGTATATATCCGGTGCGGTGGAATGTTCTCTTGACAAGCAGGGGCGTATCCTGCTGCCGCCTTCCTTGCGCAGCTGGGCCGGTCTTGACCGCGAGGTCAATAATGTGGTGATTGCCGGCCAGATCAACCGTTTGGAACTCTGGAGTCAGGAACGCTGGAATCTGGAAACTCAGGCGGCGGTTTCGTCAGAGTCAACCGAGAAGGTTACTAAGCTTTTCAAAGAGATCGGGCTGGCCATCTGA
- a CDS encoding 16S rRNA (uracil(1498)-N(3))-methyltransferase yields the protein MNLILLQAEDFVAPHRVLLRDRRARHIRKVLRADPGFSLRVGLVNGNLGRGLILACGRDQVEMEVALVSSPPPPLPITLLLALPRPKVFKRVLAAAVTMGVKRVFLFNTWRVEKGYWQTSLLQPESLRQILFEALEQAGDTQLPEVFFRPRFRPFVEDEVPDLVAGRKAWLLHPDSDSIPILGLKELALLAVGPEGGFIPFEVELLARAGLQLGGLGTRILRVEQAVPAILGRCLGSGGR from the coding sequence GTGAATCTGATACTGTTGCAGGCTGAAGATTTTGTGGCGCCGCACAGGGTGCTTTTGCGCGACCGGCGGGCCCGGCATATTCGAAAAGTGTTGCGGGCGGATCCGGGTTTTTCTCTGCGGGTTGGTCTGGTGAACGGCAATTTGGGACGGGGATTGATTTTGGCCTGTGGCCGCGATCAGGTTGAAATGGAGGTTGCTTTGGTCTCGTCTCCGCCGCCGCCCTTACCGATAACCCTGCTTCTGGCCCTGCCCCGGCCCAAGGTTTTCAAAAGAGTGCTGGCGGCGGCCGTGACTATGGGGGTTAAGCGAGTGTTTCTTTTTAATACGTGGCGGGTGGAGAAAGGTTACTGGCAGACCTCTCTGCTGCAACCGGAATCGTTGCGGCAGATTTTATTCGAGGCGCTGGAGCAGGCCGGGGATACGCAGTTGCCGGAAGTCTTTTTCAGGCCCCGTTTTCGTCCTTTTGTCGAGGATGAGGTCCCCGACCTGGTCGCCGGTCGCAAGGCCTGGTTGCTGCATCCCGATTCCGATTCGATTCCGATTCTGGGTCTGAAGGAACTCGCTTTGCTGGCCGTTGGTCCCGAGGGTGGCTTTATCCCTTTTGAGGTGGAACTGCTGGCCCGGGCTGGACTGCAGCTGGGGGGGCTGGGGACGCGAATTCTCCGGGTGGAGCAGGCGGTCCCAGCGATTTTGGGCAGATGTTTGGGGTCGGGAGGCAGATGA
- a CDS encoding amino acid ABC transporter substrate-binding protein, producing MSRLFPAFLFLSIILQAATAPAISSIREMVIGPGKSGSEPATVYPLSLPSAPRPTKTETWKIGVYLPVAGAYREIGQRLRRGLRLALKSEAEIQPEMWRLLIVDSTAVEPARALVLFRKNQVVLVLGPLQSRLADASVNQAIALNLPIMLWAPRPELCARNRLIFQHFLSAANQGRALAELLRQGEEKKIALLYPENDFGRDFRASLIANLGPEQTHSLVRESFYDPHSVDFSSAIKLLQTLESQSAFPQSFFNHTVQLRPDYPFSALVIADFYPRLRLLAPQLRFFGLEQCRIYGIIGGHPPRRAGENGKALEGTVFLDFCGNLTPAPPRSQNYRDLYQTHYGETASIYDLYAYDSILILQQARQNLNQGKACDLPQALLSLPVMELAGGQTQISADGEFSKKLCPAVFQFSKPPPKNRIDFLGAPQD from the coding sequence ATGTCTCGACTTTTCCCCGCCTTTCTTTTTTTATCCATCATATTGCAGGCCGCGACCGCTCCGGCTATCAGTTCAATCAGGGAAATGGTTATCGGCCCCGGCAAGTCCGGATCCGAACCAGCCACAGTTTATCCTCTGAGCTTGCCGTCCGCTCCGCGACCGACCAAGACTGAAACCTGGAAAATCGGAGTCTACCTGCCGGTCGCCGGCGCTTATCGGGAAATCGGTCAACGCCTTCGACGTGGACTCAGGCTCGCTTTAAAATCCGAGGCTGAAATCCAACCCGAAATGTGGCGGCTGCTGATCGTCGACTCCACTGCCGTCGAGCCCGCCCGGGCTCTGGTTCTGTTCAGAAAAAATCAGGTGGTGCTGGTCCTCGGCCCCCTGCAAAGCCGCCTGGCCGACGCCAGCGTCAACCAGGCCATCGCCTTGAATCTGCCCATCATGCTCTGGGCCCCGCGGCCCGAACTCTGCGCCCGAAACCGTCTGATCTTTCAGCATTTCTTAAGCGCCGCCAACCAGGGCCGGGCTCTGGCGGAATTACTCAGGCAGGGAGAAGAAAAAAAAATCGCCCTGCTCTATCCTGAAAATGACTTCGGTCGGGATTTTCGCGCCAGCCTGATCGCAAACCTCGGGCCAGAGCAGACCCACAGCCTGGTCAGGGAAAGTTTTTACGACCCGCATAGTGTTGACTTCAGTTCCGCGATCAAACTTCTGCAGACCCTCGAGTCCCAATCGGCCTTTCCTCAATCATTTTTCAACCATACTGTCCAGCTCCGGCCCGACTATCCTTTTTCCGCCCTGGTTATCGCCGATTTTTACCCGCGCCTGCGCCTTCTGGCCCCGCAACTCCGCTTCTTCGGTCTTGAGCAATGCCGGATTTATGGCATCATCGGCGGCCATCCCCCACGCCGCGCCGGAGAAAATGGAAAGGCTCTCGAAGGCACGGTTTTTCTCGACTTCTGCGGCAATCTGACCCCGGCTCCGCCAAGATCCCAGAATTACCGCGACCTTTATCAGACACACTATGGAGAAACCGCCTCCATCTATGACCTGTATGCTTACGACAGCATCCTCATTCTGCAACAGGCGCGACAAAACTTGAACCAGGGCAAGGCTTGCGACCTGCCCCAAGCCTTGCTCAGCCTGCCGGTCATGGAGCTGGCAGGCGGGCAAACCCAGATTAGCGCCGACGGAGAATTCAGCAAAAAATTATGCCCGGCCGTTTTCCAGTTCAGCAAGCCGCCGCCAAAAAACAGAATTGACTTTTTAGGAGCACCGCAAGATTGA
- a CDS encoding DNA ligase, with translation MPDAIVAVDIEKLVAKLRHYNHAYRQGTPLISDSEYDELVEQLRHLNPGHPFLHQVEPEQFSGRREIHHPQPMLSTEKAYTNAALARFVERAEKIATDNGLATPEFLVTPKLDGLAARDDGQIFTTRGNGETGYEISSALLKGVIPIGGRGQGLGEIVISNTYFSEFLAAHFEHPRNLVVGIINSDSLNPYAEQALAAGAVRFVPYRQLPSWRGSGKKLLAEIETLKNDLEEQTDYPMDGLVAEVVDPALKTILGFTDHHYRWQIAIKSKGEIARTRVQKITWQVGRTGAVTPVLEVEPTNLSGATIRRVTAHNAGLVKEKQLGPGARIEIIRSGEVIPKLERVIESSREVILPERCPSCGAFLLWRNDFLKCPNSSCPAQLEQRLLHWFKTLGTADWFGIKTVRRLVAGNFDSLARIYAMKPDDFSRLGFGPQQTTNLLTGLSISREKAVADWRFLAAFGIPSLGRGDSRRLLSHIPLQELLADIDPARIAAISGFADLTAQAIAAGLRQQRAEIRQMLNLGFNLSLTSQRSEKTTPQTAISGKHIVFTGKMQKGSREEMETEAQKRGALVQKSVSRKTDYLICGEKVGAAKLTTAQSLGVKVMSEAEYREMMDPELKNSAAAHTKPSETLSAEPNSVPQLMQKPGGLFN, from the coding sequence ATGCCAGACGCAATCGTCGCAGTCGATATCGAAAAACTAGTCGCAAAGCTGCGACATTATAATCATGCCTACCGCCAGGGAACCCCCCTGATCAGTGACAGCGAATATGATGAGCTGGTCGAACAGCTGCGCCATCTGAACCCGGGCCATCCATTTCTGCACCAGGTCGAACCGGAACAGTTCAGCGGGCGCCGCGAAATCCATCACCCGCAACCGATGCTTTCCACCGAAAAAGCCTACACGAACGCAGCCCTGGCTCGTTTTGTCGAAAGAGCCGAAAAAATTGCCACCGACAACGGTCTGGCCACCCCGGAATTTTTAGTCACCCCCAAACTGGACGGCCTCGCCGCCCGCGATGACGGCCAGATTTTCACAACCCGAGGTAACGGTGAAACCGGCTATGAAATCAGTTCCGCCCTGCTTAAGGGGGTAATTCCTATCGGCGGCCGCGGACAAGGTCTGGGAGAGATCGTGATCAGCAACACTTATTTTTCCGAGTTTCTGGCCGCCCATTTTGAACATCCCCGCAATTTGGTTGTTGGCATTATCAACTCGGACAGCTTGAATCCTTACGCCGAACAGGCCCTGGCCGCCGGAGCCGTGCGCTTCGTCCCTTACCGGCAACTACCATCCTGGCGCGGTTCAGGGAAAAAGCTGCTGGCCGAAATTGAAACTCTGAAAAATGACCTCGAAGAACAAACCGATTATCCGATGGACGGTTTGGTCGCGGAAGTCGTCGATCCCGCCCTGAAAACCATTTTGGGCTTTACCGACCATCATTACCGCTGGCAGATCGCCATCAAGAGCAAAGGAGAAATCGCCAGAACCAGAGTGCAGAAGATTACCTGGCAGGTCGGGCGGACCGGCGCCGTCACGCCGGTCCTTGAGGTTGAGCCGACCAACCTTTCCGGGGCCACCATCAGACGGGTCACGGCTCACAATGCCGGCCTAGTCAAGGAAAAACAGCTCGGACCCGGAGCTAGAATTGAAATCATCCGTAGCGGCGAGGTCATACCAAAACTTGAAAGAGTAATCGAAAGCTCCCGCGAAGTCATCCTGCCCGAAAGATGTCCGAGTTGCGGCGCCTTTCTCCTCTGGCGGAATGACTTTCTTAAATGCCCAAATTCCAGCTGTCCGGCTCAGCTTGAACAACGCTTGCTGCACTGGTTCAAGACCCTGGGAACGGCCGACTGGTTCGGCATCAAAACCGTGCGCCGGCTCGTAGCCGGAAACTTTGACAGTTTGGCCCGCATTTACGCCATGAAACCTGATGATTTCAGCCGTCTGGGCTTTGGTCCGCAACAGACTACCAACCTCCTGACGGGACTCAGCATCAGTCGCGAAAAAGCGGTTGCCGACTGGCGCTTTCTGGCCGCTTTCGGCATTCCCTCCCTGGGGCGCGGCGACAGCCGCCGGCTGCTCAGCCACATTCCCCTGCAGGAGTTACTGGCCGACATCGACCCAGCCAGGATTGCCGCCATCTCCGGTTTTGCCGATCTGACCGCGCAGGCCATTGCCGCCGGTCTCAGACAACAGCGTGCCGAAATCAGACAGATGCTGAATCTCGGCTTCAATCTGAGCCTCACATCCCAACGCAGCGAAAAGACCACCCCACAGACTGCGATATCAGGAAAACACATTGTGTTTACAGGAAAAATGCAAAAAGGAAGTCGCGAAGAGATGGAGACCGAAGCTCAAAAAAGGGGCGCGCTGGTCCAGAAAAGCGTCAGCCGTAAAACCGACTATCTGATCTGCGGAGAGAAGGTCGGGGCCGCAAAATTGACGACCGCCCAAAGCCTGGGCGTCAAGGTTATGAGTGAAGCCGAATATCGGGAAATGATGGACCCGGAGCTTAAAAACAGCGC